A genomic stretch from Candidatus Woesearchaeota archaeon includes:
- a CDS encoding Lrp/AsnC family transcriptional regulator has protein sequence MDILDKKIITLLDSDARQSASEIGKQLSVAKETVNFRIKRLLQANVIKGFYPLLDTSKLHRFFFKIFIKFKEMPPERRKEILDFCASYPKMSQVLLLEGKYDVQLFFFAEENKELLFFMEALNKVCGIEIREKQVLIVDTIYRFPLQFLIESKDETMYAVQTKKEKYVVDEITWNVLRELSKNARAQLLDIAKSLQISPQVAQYHLRKAIKEKLLISSHVAINYEKLHVQHYHVTFQLNDLSVLKKIIEFFRSSKKSIFATTMIGCYDGSAEVLVENNEELRKMIDELLTLFSEKITTLDVFLIYKEYELRLYPF, from the coding sequence TGTTGCAAAAGAAACAGTAAATTTTCGGATAAAGCGTCTTCTTCAGGCAAATGTTATTAAGGGCTTTTATCCTCTGCTTGATACGTCAAAACTTCACAGGTTCTTCTTCAAGATATTTATTAAGTTCAAAGAGATGCCTCCGGAAAGAAGAAAAGAAATTCTTGATTTTTGTGCGTCATATCCAAAGATGTCGCAGGTTCTCTTATTAGAAGGAAAATATGATGTGCAACTCTTTTTCTTTGCAGAAGAGAACAAAGAGCTCTTGTTTTTCATGGAAGCCTTAAATAAAGTCTGTGGAATAGAAATCAGAGAAAAACAAGTGCTTATCGTCGATACCATATATCGTTTTCCTCTGCAGTTTTTGATAGAAAGTAAAGACGAGACAATGTATGCAGTTCAAACAAAAAAAGAAAAGTACGTGGTGGATGAAATAACATGGAATGTTCTTCGTGAGCTTTCAAAAAATGCGAGGGCACAATTATTGGATATTGCAAAAAGCCTTCAAATTTCACCGCAGGTTGCGCAATATCATCTCAGAAAAGCTATAAAAGAGAAGCTCCTTATTTCCTCTCATGTTGCGATAAATTACGAGAAACTTCATGTGCAGCACTATCACGTCACATTTCAGTTGAATGATCTTTCTGTTCTAAAAAAGATTATAGAGTTTTTTAGAAGTAGTAAAAAAAGTATTTTTGCAACAACGATGATTGGGTGTTATGATGGTTCTGCAGAGGTTCTTGTGGAGAATAACGAAGAACTCAGAAAAATGATTGATGAATTGTTAACACTCTTCTCGGAAAAAATAACAACTCTTGACGTTTTTCTGATCTATAAAGAGTATGAGTTACGGTTGTATCCATTTTAA
- a CDS encoding DUF4258 domain-containing protein has translation MILQITLHAKEKMDSEGIDEEQIKTAIERGSISRQTEGYLATYTYFSVAYKKRGEIYRIKTVFTTKDR, from the coding sequence ATGATACTCCAAATAACCCTTCATGCAAAAGAAAAGATGGACAGCGAGGGAATAGATGAAGAGCAGATTAAAACTGCAATAGAAAGAGGATCAATTTCGAGACAGACAGAAGGATATCTGGCAACATATACTTATTTTAGTGTTGCGTATAAAAAAAGAGGAGAGATCTACAGAATAAAAACAGTTTTTACAACCAAAGACCGGTGA
- a CDS encoding YgiT-type zinc finger protein yields MGDETTCWECGKEMIKKAVEYKLHGILLGKFPALVCEICNETIFSEETSRAITAIAKQKGLWGLQAKTKVGQAGKTLDIRLPKKIIEFMRLKKGVEVTITPENKNKITITV; encoded by the coding sequence ATGGGCGATGAAACAACATGTTGGGAATGCGGAAAAGAGATGATAAAGAAAGCTGTAGAATACAAATTACATGGTATTTTACTTGGAAAATTTCCTGCATTGGTCTGTGAAATTTGTAATGAAACAATATTTAGTGAAGAAACATCAAGAGCTATAACAGCTATCGCAAAGCAGAAAGGATTGTGGGGTTTGCAGGCAAAAACAAAAGTAGGGCAAGCTGGAAAAACATTAGATATACGTTTACCAAAAAAGATTATTGAGTTTATGAGATTAAAAAAAGGAGTTGAAGTGACCATAACTCCAGAAAATAAGAATAAGATAACCATAACTGTGTAA
- a CDS encoding nucleotidyltransferase domain-containing protein, translated as MVQKKSTSVEEVTLDGVSINEFERAYDKIQEWFFAFPEEEFSLNDIAEALGIAKTSANIVVSQFVDDGFLTLATLGKLWRIKANQQHHWFTKRKIPFNLRLIYESGIFDWVEQYVPSAKAIILFGSYRKGDDIKTSDLDIAVEIPEENELSISKARITELGYRKYINVNFHIFSRKKVDINLFANIANGIVLKGFLEVKP; from the coding sequence ATGGTACAGAAAAAAAGTACATCTGTTGAAGAAGTAACTCTTGATGGAGTAAGTATAAATGAGTTCGAGCGAGCGTATGATAAGATTCAAGAATGGTTTTTTGCATTTCCTGAGGAAGAATTTTCATTAAATGACATTGCAGAAGCGCTGGGAATTGCAAAAACTTCTGCAAACATTGTTGTATCTCAGTTTGTGGACGATGGATTTTTAACGCTCGCGACATTAGGTAAACTCTGGAGAATCAAAGCAAACCAACAGCACCATTGGTTTACAAAGAGGAAAATTCCATTTAATTTGCGATTAATCTATGAATCCGGAATTTTTGATTGGGTAGAACAATATGTTCCAAGCGCAAAAGCAATAATTCTATTTGGAAGCTACAGAAAAGGTGATGATATAAAAACAAGTGATTTAGATATTGCTGTTGAAATTCCTGAAGAAAATGAGCTTAGTATAAGTAAAGCAAGAATTACAGAATTAGGATATAGAAAATATATAAACGTAAACTTTCATATCTTTTCACGAAAGAAAGTGGACATAAATCTTTTTGCGAATATTGCAAATGGTATAGTATTGAAAGGATTCCTTGAGGTAAAGCCATGA
- a CDS encoding TatD family hydrolase: MYIDVHAHLDPYFYTEEQTAQAIKNAEHNGVKLIIANGLNKETNRHALMLAKKYSQVKAALGIYPWEAMMDDVRAGHYKEETMNFDVEEEITFIRKHKDQIIAIGEVGIDQKSEHKTRKQFEIFERIVELSKEIDKPLIIHSRKAEAEVIALLEKHNAKKVIMHCFSGKKVLWQKIRDNKWYCSIPTNCVRSDHFQELIKFMPITQLFGETDSPFLAPVKDAKNEPANVVETYKMIAKIKKLELKEVENALYQNYQQLFL, translated from the coding sequence ATGTACATCGACGTCCACGCGCATCTTGATCCATATTTCTATACAGAAGAGCAAACAGCGCAAGCAATAAAGAATGCAGAACACAATGGCGTTAAACTTATCATAGCAAATGGATTAAACAAAGAAACAAATAGGCATGCGCTCATGCTCGCAAAAAAATATTCCCAAGTAAAAGCAGCATTAGGAATCTATCCGTGGGAAGCAATGATGGATGATGTGAGAGCAGGTCATTACAAAGAAGAAACAATGAACTTCGATGTAGAAGAAGAAATCACGTTCATAAGAAAACACAAAGATCAAATTATTGCGATAGGCGAAGTAGGAATTGATCAGAAGTCAGAGCACAAAACAAGAAAGCAGTTTGAAATTTTTGAAAGAATTGTAGAGTTGAGCAAAGAAATAGACAAACCATTAATTATCCATTCAAGAAAAGCGGAGGCAGAAGTGATAGCATTATTAGAAAAGCACAACGCAAAGAAAGTGATTATGCATTGTTTTTCAGGAAAGAAAGTATTGTGGCAGAAGATCAGAGACAATAAATGGTATTGCAGTATTCCAACAAACTGTGTACGATCAGATCACTTTCAAGAGCTCATCAAATTCATGCCAATTACACAACTCTTTGGCGAAACAGATAGTCCATTTCTCGCGCCTGTAAAAGATGCAAAGAATGAGCCCGCAAATGTGGTCGAAACCTACAAAATGATCGCGAAGATAAAGAAGCTCGAGTTAAAGGAAGTAGAGAATGCGTTATATCAGAATTATCAGCAGTTGTTTTTGTAA